Proteins from a genomic interval of Leifsonia shinshuensis:
- the tpiA gene encoding triose-phosphate isomerase codes for MAAVNGSVRRVPLIAGNWKMNLDHLQAIAVVQKLAWTLKDAGHDYSAVEVAVFPPFTDLRSVQTLVSADKLPIAFGGQDVSEHDSGAYTGEIAASFLAALESRYVIIGHSERRTLHNETDEQVAAKVAQAIKNNIAPIICVGETAEDLETHGASAVPVAQLRAALASVDSAADFVVAYEPVWAIGSGQAATPEQAEQVAAALRGVIVELLGEDVAAKTRILYGGSVKSGNIAGFMREPNVDGALVGGASLDVAEFSAIIRYQKHVGL; via the coding sequence ATGGCAGCAGTGAACGGTTCCGTGCGGCGCGTCCCGCTGATCGCGGGCAACTGGAAGATGAACCTCGACCACCTGCAGGCGATCGCGGTCGTCCAGAAGCTGGCGTGGACGCTGAAGGACGCGGGGCACGACTACTCGGCCGTCGAGGTCGCCGTCTTCCCGCCCTTCACCGACCTGCGCAGCGTGCAGACGCTGGTCTCGGCCGACAAGCTCCCGATCGCCTTCGGCGGCCAGGACGTGTCCGAGCACGACTCGGGCGCGTACACCGGCGAGATCGCCGCGTCGTTCCTGGCGGCGCTGGAGTCGCGCTATGTGATCATCGGCCACTCGGAGCGCCGGACGCTCCACAACGAGACCGACGAGCAGGTCGCGGCGAAGGTCGCGCAGGCGATCAAGAACAACATCGCGCCGATCATCTGCGTCGGCGAGACGGCGGAGGACCTGGAGACGCACGGCGCGAGCGCCGTCCCGGTGGCGCAGCTGCGCGCCGCCCTGGCGTCCGTCGACTCGGCGGCGGACTTCGTCGTCGCGTACGAGCCGGTCTGGGCCATCGGGTCCGGTCAGGCGGCGACGCCGGAGCAGGCCGAGCAGGTCGCAGCGGCGCTGCGCGGGGTCATCGTCGAGCTGCTCGGCGAGGACGTCGCGGCCAAGACGCGCATCCTCTACGGCGGCTCGGTGAAGTCGGGCAACATCGCGGGCTTCATGCGCGAGCCGAATGTCGACGGTGCGCTCGTCGGCGGCGCGAGCCTGGACGTGGCCGAGTTCTCGGCCATCATCCGCTACCAGAAGCACGTCGGACTCTGA
- the uvrC gene encoding excinuclease ABC subunit UvrC, whose translation MQSTDTVGYRPKAGEIPTQPGVYRFRDKNRRVLYVGKAKNLRARLSNYFQPLRSLHERTRRMVTTASSVEWTVVASEFEALQLEYTWIKEFNPPFNVQFRDDKSYPYLAVTLGERIPRVMVTRNRNLKDARYFGPYTKVWAIRDTVDLMLKAFPVRSCSDGVYRRAELTGRPCLLGDIGKCAAPCVGRISPEDHRELAEDFVSFMAGNDSKYIRDLTEKMKQAASTLDYEAAARHRDAIGALEAAMGKSAVVLQENVDLDAFGIAHDELAAAVQQFIVRGGRIRGVRSWVVDKELDISLGELVETVLQNAYEGADAPPREIIVPELPEDATELEQWLMARRVEADEAGPVRRGPKSSGRVELRVAQRGDKAALAQTAEMNAKNALILYKTRRSSDFVARSKALNDIQDALGMAEAPLRMECFDVSHLSGTNIVASMVVFEDGLPRKDQYRRFSIPESTDDTESIYQVISRRLAYLRDGGDQPEDTGTEQPDSEQPDIEQPDSDGDDPRIDVDAELAEAAERRRRKFSYPPNLLIVDGGQPQVAAAQRALEESGVTGIQLAGIAKRLEEIWLPDSDFPVILPRNSDALFLVQRIRDEAHRFAITYQRARRKRDISTVLGEIPGLGPARVKELLKHFGSVAQLRQATPEQIAEVRGVGPTLAAAVHERLAAG comes from the coding sequence GTGCAGAGTACGGACACGGTCGGCTACCGCCCCAAGGCCGGCGAGATCCCCACCCAGCCCGGTGTGTACCGGTTCCGCGACAAGAACCGGCGGGTGCTCTACGTCGGCAAGGCGAAGAACCTCCGCGCGCGGCTGAGCAACTACTTCCAGCCGCTGCGGAGCCTGCACGAGCGCACCCGGCGGATGGTCACGACCGCGTCCAGCGTCGAGTGGACCGTCGTCGCGAGCGAGTTCGAGGCGCTCCAGCTCGAGTACACCTGGATCAAGGAGTTCAACCCGCCGTTCAACGTGCAGTTCCGGGATGACAAGTCGTACCCGTACCTCGCGGTGACGCTGGGCGAGCGCATCCCGCGCGTCATGGTCACGCGCAACCGCAACCTCAAGGACGCGCGCTACTTCGGCCCGTACACCAAGGTCTGGGCTATCCGCGACACGGTCGACCTGATGCTCAAGGCCTTCCCGGTGCGCAGCTGCTCGGACGGCGTGTACCGCCGCGCCGAGCTCACCGGGAGGCCGTGCCTGCTCGGAGACATCGGCAAGTGCGCCGCGCCCTGCGTCGGCCGGATCAGCCCGGAGGACCACCGCGAGCTGGCCGAGGACTTCGTCTCCTTCATGGCGGGCAACGACAGCAAGTACATCCGCGACCTCACCGAGAAGATGAAGCAGGCGGCGAGCACGCTCGACTACGAGGCCGCCGCGCGGCACCGCGACGCGATCGGCGCGCTCGAGGCGGCCATGGGCAAGAGCGCGGTCGTCCTCCAGGAGAACGTCGACCTCGACGCCTTCGGCATCGCCCACGACGAGCTGGCCGCCGCCGTGCAGCAGTTCATCGTCCGCGGCGGCCGGATCCGCGGTGTGCGCTCCTGGGTGGTCGACAAGGAGCTCGACATCTCGCTGGGCGAGCTGGTCGAGACCGTGCTGCAGAACGCGTACGAGGGCGCCGACGCCCCGCCGCGCGAGATCATCGTGCCCGAGCTGCCGGAGGACGCCACGGAGCTCGAGCAGTGGCTCATGGCCCGGCGCGTGGAGGCCGACGAGGCCGGCCCGGTGCGGCGCGGCCCCAAGTCCAGCGGCCGCGTCGAGCTGCGGGTCGCCCAGCGCGGCGACAAGGCCGCGCTCGCGCAGACCGCGGAGATGAACGCGAAGAACGCGCTCATCCTCTACAAGACCCGGCGCAGCTCCGACTTCGTCGCGCGGTCGAAGGCGCTCAACGACATCCAGGACGCCCTCGGCATGGCTGAGGCCCCGCTGCGCATGGAGTGCTTCGACGTCTCGCACCTGAGCGGCACGAACATCGTCGCGTCGATGGTCGTGTTCGAGGACGGCCTGCCGCGCAAGGACCAGTACCGGCGGTTCAGCATCCCGGAGTCCACCGACGACACCGAGTCGATCTACCAGGTGATCTCGCGCCGGCTGGCGTACCTGAGGGACGGCGGCGACCAGCCGGAGGACACCGGCACCGAGCAGCCCGACAGCGAGCAGCCCGACATCGAGCAGCCCGACAGCGACGGCGACGACCCGCGGATCGACGTCGACGCCGAGCTCGCGGAGGCCGCCGAGCGCCGGCGCCGGAAGTTCTCCTACCCGCCCAACCTGCTCATCGTCGACGGCGGCCAGCCGCAGGTCGCCGCCGCGCAGCGGGCCCTGGAGGAGTCCGGGGTCACCGGCATCCAGCTCGCCGGCATCGCCAAGCGGCTGGAGGAGATCTGGCTGCCCGACTCCGACTTCCCGGTCATCCTGCCGCGGAACAGCGACGCGCTCTTCCTGGTGCAGCGCATCCGCGACGAGGCGCACCGCTTCGCGATCACCTACCAGCGGGCGCGGCGCAAGCGCGACATCTCCACCGTGCTCGGCGAGATCCCCGGCCTCGGCCCCGCGCGCGTGAAGGAGCTGCTCAAGCACTTCGGCTCCGTGGCGCAGCTGCGCCAGGCCACGCCCGAGCAGATCGCCGAGGTGCGCGGCGTCGGCCCGACCCTCGCCGCCGCCGTCCACGAGCGCCTCGCCGCCGGCTGA
- the secG gene encoding preprotein translocase subunit SecG, with protein sequence MQILTVILQVLLGITSLLLTLLILLHKGRGGGLSDMFGGGVTSNLGASGVAERNLNRITVILGLIWITCIVVLGLITKFSA encoded by the coding sequence GTGCAGATTCTCACGGTCATCCTCCAGGTCCTGCTGGGGATCACCAGCCTCCTGCTGACCCTCCTCATCCTGTTGCACAAGGGACGCGGCGGCGGCCTCTCCGACATGTTCGGCGGCGGCGTCACCTCCAACCTCGGCGCGTCGGGCGTCGCGGAGCGTAACCTCAACAGGATCACCGTCATTCTCGGGCTCATCTGGATCACCTGCATCGTCGTCCTGGGCCTCATCACCAAGTTCAGCGCCTAG
- the gap gene encoding type I glyceraldehyde-3-phosphate dehydrogenase, which yields MSVKIGINGFGRIGRNYLRAALAKGSDLEIVAVNDLTDNKTLAHLLKYDSITGRLDATVELEGDSIVVNGKPIKVLEERDPANLPWGDLGVDIVIESTGRFTKAADAKKHIEAGAKKVIISAPATDEDATFVIGVNEHLYDPEKHNIISNASCTTNCLAPLAKVFNDEFGIERGLMTTVHAYTADQNLQDGPHSDLRRARAAAINIVPTSTGAAKAIGLVLPELKGKLDGFALRVPVPTGSITDLTVTASRPVTVDEVKAAYKKAAEGPLKGILKYTEDEIVSSDIVSDPHSSIFDSGLLRVIGDQVKLSSWYDNEWGYSNRLVDLTEYVAERL from the coding sequence GTGTCCGTAAAGATCGGAATCAACGGGTTCGGTCGCATTGGTCGCAACTACCTGCGCGCGGCCCTCGCCAAGGGCAGCGACCTCGAGATCGTCGCGGTGAACGACCTCACCGACAACAAGACGCTCGCGCACCTGCTCAAGTACGACTCGATCACGGGCCGCCTGGACGCGACGGTGGAGCTCGAGGGCGACAGCATCGTGGTCAACGGCAAGCCGATCAAGGTCCTCGAGGAGCGCGACCCGGCCAACCTCCCGTGGGGCGACCTGGGCGTGGACATCGTCATCGAGTCCACCGGCCGGTTCACCAAGGCCGCCGACGCCAAGAAGCACATCGAGGCGGGCGCCAAGAAGGTCATCATCTCCGCTCCGGCGACCGACGAGGACGCCACGTTCGTCATCGGCGTGAACGAGCACCTGTACGACCCGGAGAAGCACAACATCATCTCCAACGCGTCGTGCACCACCAACTGCCTCGCGCCGCTGGCCAAGGTCTTCAACGACGAGTTCGGCATCGAGCGCGGCCTGATGACCACGGTCCACGCCTACACCGCCGACCAGAACCTGCAGGACGGCCCGCACAGCGACCTCCGCCGCGCCCGTGCCGCCGCGATCAACATCGTCCCGACCTCCACCGGCGCCGCCAAGGCGATCGGCCTGGTGCTCCCGGAGCTCAAGGGCAAGCTCGACGGCTTCGCGCTGCGCGTCCCGGTCCCCACCGGCTCGATCACCGACCTGACCGTCACCGCCTCGCGCCCGGTCACCGTCGACGAGGTCAAGGCCGCGTACAAGAAGGCCGCAGAGGGACCGCTGAAGGGCATCCTCAAGTACACCGAGGACGAGATCGTCTCCTCCGACATCGTCTCCGACCCGCACTCGTCGATCTTCGACTCCGGGCTGCTGCGCGTCATCGGCGACCAGGTCAAGCTCTCGAGCTGGTACGACAACGAGTGGGGCTACTCCAACCGTCTGGTCGACCTGACCGAGTACGTCGCCGAGCGTCTCTAA
- the uvrA gene encoding excinuclease ABC subunit UvrA: protein MERVSTLSSRSSAGNPSKVVGSHLSVRGARVHNLHNVDLEIPRDSLVVFTGLSGSGKSSLAFDTIFAEGQRRYVESLSAYARQFLGQVDRPDVDFIEGLSPAVSIDQKSTNRNPRSTVGTITEIYDYMRLLWARIGVPHCPVCGEKIQRQTVQQIADQLMELEPGTRYMVVSPVISQKKGEFVDLFKELAASGYSRALVDGEQIQLSEPPTLKKQYKHDISVVVDRLVAGPDILGRLTDSLETALRLTDGLVQVNFVDREGPEAWQSFSEKLSCPNGHPIQLTEIEPRTFSFNAPFGACPECSGLGTRMSVDEDLLLGDDELSIAEGVIVPWTTQGKGLFNYYEKLLDGLARDLGFSLKTPWKKLPQNVREAVLRGDNFEVKVRWKNRYGREMSYTSGFEGVVPYIERQYMQAETDTQRARWAEYLREVPCPVCQGKRLKPEVLSVLVHGASIADASLLSLSDARAFMEKLHLTEREQKIGAQVLREIKIRLDFLIQVGLSYLDLARAAATLSGGEAQRIRLATQIGSGLTGVLYVLDEPSIGLHQRDNRRLIDTLVALRDLGNTLIVVEHDEDTIRTADWIVDIGPGAGVNGGHVVHSGSYDELLANTESLTGDYLAGRREIVIPEKRRKIDKKRVIRVVDAEANNLKKVTVDFPLGAFVAVTGVSGSGKSSLVNDILYRVLANKLNGARKLPGKHRTVTGLENLDKVVHVDQAPIGRTPRSNPATYTGVFDRIRTLFAETPEAKARGYLPGRFSFNVKGGRCEACSGDGTIKIEMNFLPDVYVACEVCGGARYNRDTLTVHYKGKNIAEVLDMPISEAAEFFRPISAIHRYLQTLVDVGLGYVRLGQSATTLSGGEAQRVKLATELQRRSNGRSVYVLDEPTTGLHFEDVRKLLLVLNGLLDKGNTVIVIEHNLDVIKSADWIIDMGPEGGAGGGEVIATGTPEQVAETPGSHTGYFLKEILQGEGALGSERVRGAA, encoded by the coding sequence ATGGAACGAGTGAGCACTCTGAGTAGCAGGAGTTCGGCAGGAAATCCGAGCAAGGTCGTGGGTTCGCACCTGAGCGTCCGCGGCGCGCGCGTGCACAACCTTCACAACGTGGACCTCGAGATCCCGCGGGACTCCCTCGTCGTCTTCACCGGTCTGTCCGGATCGGGCAAGTCGTCGCTCGCGTTCGACACGATCTTCGCCGAGGGCCAGCGCCGCTACGTCGAGTCGCTGTCCGCCTACGCGCGGCAGTTCCTCGGCCAGGTCGACCGGCCGGACGTCGACTTCATCGAGGGCCTGAGCCCCGCGGTCTCGATCGACCAGAAGTCCACCAACCGCAACCCGCGGTCGACGGTGGGCACGATCACCGAGATCTACGACTACATGCGCCTGCTCTGGGCGCGCATCGGCGTCCCGCACTGCCCGGTCTGCGGCGAGAAGATCCAGCGCCAGACGGTGCAGCAGATCGCCGACCAGCTCATGGAGTTGGAGCCGGGCACGCGTTACATGGTGGTCAGCCCGGTCATCTCCCAGAAGAAGGGCGAGTTCGTCGACCTCTTCAAGGAGCTGGCGGCGAGCGGCTACTCGCGCGCGCTCGTGGACGGCGAGCAGATCCAGCTGAGCGAGCCGCCGACCCTCAAGAAGCAGTACAAGCACGACATCTCCGTCGTGGTCGACCGCCTGGTCGCCGGTCCCGACATCCTCGGCCGGCTCACCGACTCGCTGGAGACCGCGCTGCGGCTCACCGACGGGCTCGTGCAGGTCAACTTCGTCGACCGTGAGGGTCCCGAGGCGTGGCAGTCGTTCAGCGAGAAGCTGTCCTGCCCGAACGGCCACCCGATCCAGCTCACCGAGATCGAGCCGCGCACCTTCTCGTTCAACGCGCCGTTCGGCGCCTGCCCGGAGTGCTCGGGCCTCGGCACGCGCATGTCGGTGGACGAGGACCTGCTGCTCGGCGACGACGAGCTCAGCATCGCGGAGGGCGTCATCGTCCCGTGGACGACGCAGGGCAAGGGCCTCTTCAACTACTACGAGAAGCTGCTCGACGGCCTCGCCCGCGACCTCGGCTTCTCGCTGAAGACGCCGTGGAAGAAGCTTCCGCAGAACGTGCGGGAGGCCGTGCTACGCGGCGACAACTTCGAGGTCAAGGTGCGGTGGAAGAACCGCTACGGCCGCGAGATGTCGTACACCTCCGGCTTCGAGGGCGTCGTGCCCTACATCGAGCGCCAGTACATGCAGGCCGAGACCGACACCCAGCGCGCCCGCTGGGCCGAGTACCTCCGCGAGGTGCCCTGCCCGGTCTGCCAAGGCAAGCGGCTGAAGCCCGAGGTGCTGTCGGTGCTCGTCCACGGCGCGTCCATCGCGGACGCGTCGCTGCTCAGCCTGTCGGACGCGCGTGCGTTCATGGAGAAGCTGCACCTGACCGAGCGCGAGCAGAAGATCGGCGCGCAGGTGCTGCGCGAGATCAAGATCCGGCTCGACTTCCTCATCCAGGTCGGCCTCAGCTACCTCGACCTCGCCCGCGCCGCTGCGACGCTCTCGGGCGGCGAGGCGCAGCGCATCCGCCTGGCGACCCAGATCGGCTCAGGGCTCACCGGCGTGCTGTACGTGCTGGACGAGCCGAGCATCGGCCTGCACCAGCGCGACAACCGGCGGCTGATCGACACGCTCGTCGCGCTGCGCGACCTCGGCAACACGCTGATCGTGGTCGAGCACGACGAGGACACCATCCGCACCGCGGACTGGATCGTCGACATCGGCCCGGGCGCCGGCGTCAACGGCGGCCACGTCGTGCACTCGGGCTCGTACGACGAGCTGCTGGCCAACACCGAGTCGCTCACCGGCGACTACCTCGCCGGGCGGCGCGAGATCGTCATCCCGGAGAAGCGGCGCAAGATCGACAAGAAGCGCGTGATCCGGGTGGTCGACGCCGAGGCCAACAACCTCAAGAAGGTCACGGTCGACTTCCCGCTCGGCGCGTTCGTGGCGGTCACCGGCGTCTCGGGCTCCGGCAAGTCGTCGCTGGTCAACGACATCCTGTACCGGGTGCTCGCCAACAAGCTCAACGGCGCCCGCAAGCTCCCCGGCAAGCACCGCACGGTGACCGGGCTCGAGAACCTGGACAAGGTCGTGCACGTCGACCAGGCGCCGATCGGGCGCACGCCGCGGTCCAACCCGGCGACCTACACCGGCGTGTTCGACCGCATCCGCACGCTGTTCGCCGAGACGCCGGAGGCCAAGGCCCGCGGCTACCTGCCCGGCCGGTTCAGCTTCAACGTCAAGGGCGGCCGCTGCGAGGCGTGCTCGGGCGACGGCACGATCAAGATCGAGATGAACTTCCTGCCCGACGTCTACGTCGCGTGCGAGGTCTGCGGGGGAGCGCGCTACAACCGCGACACCCTGACCGTGCACTACAAGGGCAAGAACATCGCCGAGGTGCTCGACATGCCGATCAGCGAGGCGGCCGAGTTCTTCCGGCCGATCTCGGCGATCCACCGCTACCTGCAGACGCTCGTGGACGTCGGCCTCGGCTACGTCCGGCTCGGCCAGAGCGCCACGACGCTGTCGGGCGGCGAGGCGCAGCGCGTCAAGCTCGCGACGGAGCTGCAGCGCCGGTCGAACGGCCGCAGCGTCTACGTGCTCGACGAGCCGACCACCGGTCTGCACTTCGAGGACGTCCGCAAGCTCCTGCTGGTGCTGAACGGTCTGCTCGACAAGGGCAACACCGTCATCGTCATCGAGCACAACCTCGACGTCATCAAGTCCGCCGACTGGATCATCGACATGGGTCCGGAGGGCGGCGCGGGCGGCGGCGAGGTCATCGCGACCGGCACGCCGGAGCAGGTGGCCGAGACGCCGGGGAGCCACACCGGCTACTTCCTCAAGGAGATCCTGCAGGGGGAGGGCGCGCTCGGCAGCGAGCGTGTCCGCGGCGCCGCGTAG
- the whiA gene encoding DNA-binding protein WhiA — MALTADVKDELTKVEVSKTTVRAAELATILRFSGGLHLIGGRIAVESELDTPELARRVRKDLAELYGVRSDVSVISASGVRRSSQYLVRVLEGGETLARQTGLLDARRRPIRGLPNRLTTGSREELAAVWRGAFLAHGSLTDPGRSAALEVTCPGNEAAMALVGAAGRLGVPAKAREVRGVHRVVIRDGEAISAMLVQMGAAETVANWEELRQRREVRATANRLVNFDDANLRRSAQAAVAACARVERALEILGPDVPEHLRYAGELRLAHRDASLDELGHHADPPMTKDAVAGRIRRLLAMADKKASELDIPGTDANLPADLDEV; from the coding sequence TTGGCTCTCACCGCCGACGTCAAAGACGAACTCACGAAGGTCGAAGTCAGCAAGACGACCGTCCGCGCCGCGGAGCTCGCGACCATCCTGCGGTTCTCGGGCGGCCTGCACCTGATCGGCGGCCGGATCGCGGTGGAGAGCGAGCTGGACACGCCCGAGCTCGCCCGCCGCGTCCGCAAGGACCTCGCCGAGCTGTACGGCGTCCGCAGCGACGTCTCCGTCATCTCGGCCTCCGGCGTCCGCCGCAGCAGCCAGTACCTGGTCCGCGTCCTCGAGGGCGGCGAGACGCTCGCCCGGCAGACCGGCCTGCTGGACGCCCGCCGCCGCCCGATCCGCGGCCTCCCGAACCGGCTGACCACGGGCTCCCGCGAGGAGCTCGCGGCGGTCTGGCGCGGCGCGTTCCTCGCGCACGGCTCGCTGACCGACCCCGGCCGCTCCGCCGCGCTGGAGGTCACCTGCCCCGGCAACGAGGCCGCGATGGCCCTGGTCGGCGCCGCCGGCCGCCTGGGCGTGCCGGCCAAGGCGCGCGAGGTGCGCGGCGTGCACCGCGTCGTCATCCGCGACGGCGAGGCGATCAGCGCGATGCTGGTGCAGATGGGCGCGGCAGAGACGGTCGCCAACTGGGAGGAGCTGCGCCAGCGCCGCGAGGTGCGCGCGACGGCGAACCGCCTGGTGAACTTCGACGACGCCAACCTGCGCCGCTCCGCCCAGGCCGCCGTCGCCGCCTGCGCCCGCGTCGAGCGCGCCCTGGAGATCCTCGGCCCGGACGTCCCCGAGCACCTGCGCTACGCGGGCGAGCTCCGCCTGGCGCACCGCGACGCCAGCCTCGACGAGCTCGGCCACCACGCCGACCCGCCCATGACCAAGGACGCCGTCGCCGGCCGCATCCGCCGCCTCCTGGCGATGGCCGACAAGAAGGCCTCCGAGCTGGACATCCCCGGCACCGACGCCAACCTCCCGGCCGACCTGGATGAGGTGTAG
- a CDS encoding phosphoglycerate kinase — MTLRTLDSLGSLAGKRVVVRCDLNVPLQDGKITDDGRVRASIPTLDALINQGARVVVISHLGRPDGAPDSKYSLAPVAQRLSELLGKPVTFAQDTVGAGAESAVAGLKDGDVALLENLRFNPGETAKDDAEREAFAAKLAAFGDAFVSDGFGVVHRKQASVYELAKALPSAAGTLIATELDVLDRLTENPERPYAVVLGGSKVSDKLGVIGHLLPRVDSLLIGGGMLFTFLAALGHKVGSSLLEADQLDTVKGYLAKAEELGVEIVLPRDVVVASKFGADAEHVVRPIDGIEDTDWGASGLGLDIGPATGELFSEYIRGARTVFWNGPMGVFELAPFAAGTKAIAQALTEVDGLGVVGGGDSAAAVRALGFSDDQFGHISTGGGASLEFLEGKRLPGLEVLGWQQ; from the coding sequence GTGACGCTCCGCACCCTCGACTCACTCGGTTCGCTCGCGGGAAAACGCGTCGTCGTCCGCTGTGATCTGAACGTCCCCCTCCAGGACGGGAAGATCACGGACGACGGTCGCGTGCGAGCGTCGATTCCCACCCTCGACGCCCTGATCAATCAGGGCGCCAGGGTGGTCGTGATCTCCCACCTCGGCCGCCCCGACGGCGCGCCGGATTCGAAGTACAGCCTGGCCCCGGTGGCCCAGCGGCTCTCGGAGCTGCTGGGGAAGCCGGTGACCTTCGCGCAGGACACCGTCGGCGCTGGCGCCGAGTCGGCGGTCGCCGGCCTGAAGGACGGCGACGTCGCCCTGCTGGAGAACCTCCGGTTCAACCCGGGGGAGACCGCCAAGGACGACGCGGAGCGCGAGGCCTTCGCCGCCAAGCTCGCCGCGTTCGGCGACGCGTTCGTGTCGGACGGCTTCGGCGTCGTCCACCGCAAGCAGGCCAGCGTGTACGAGCTCGCCAAGGCGCTCCCGAGCGCCGCGGGCACGCTCATCGCGACCGAGCTGGACGTGCTCGACCGGCTCACCGAGAACCCCGAGCGGCCCTACGCGGTCGTGCTCGGCGGCTCCAAGGTGTCGGACAAGCTCGGCGTGATCGGCCACCTGCTCCCGCGCGTCGACTCGCTGCTCATCGGCGGCGGCATGCTGTTCACCTTCCTCGCCGCGCTCGGCCACAAGGTGGGCTCCAGCCTGCTGGAGGCCGACCAGCTCGACACCGTGAAGGGCTACCTGGCGAAGGCCGAGGAGCTCGGCGTCGAGATCGTGCTGCCGCGCGACGTGGTCGTGGCCTCGAAGTTCGGCGCGGACGCGGAGCACGTGGTGCGCCCGATCGACGGCATCGAGGACACCGACTGGGGCGCCTCCGGGCTCGGCCTCGACATCGGCCCCGCCACCGGCGAGCTGTTCTCGGAGTACATCCGCGGCGCCCGCACGGTGTTCTGGAACGGCCCGATGGGCGTCTTCGAGCTGGCGCCGTTCGCGGCAGGCACCAAGGCGATCGCGCAGGCGCTCACCGAGGTCGACGGCCTCGGCGTCGTCGGCGGGGGAGACTCCGCGGCCGCCGTGCGCGCGCTCGGCTTCTCCGACGATCAGTTCGGTCACATTTCTACCGGTGGCGGCGCGAGCCTCGAGTTCCTCGAGGGCAAGCGCCTGCCGGGTCTGGAGGTCCTGGGATGGCAGCAGTGA
- a CDS encoding superoxide dismutase, with the protein MADYTLADLPYDYSALEPNISGRIMELHHDKHHKAYVDGANTALAKLAEARDADDLTYVNKLQKDLAFNLAGHVNHTVFWNNLSPEGGDKPTGELAAAIDEFFGSFDKFRAHFTASALGIQGSGWSILAWDSLGQKLIIEQLYDHQGNLAAATIPLLLLDMWEHAFYLDYVNVKADYVKAFWNITNWADVNDRFEKAREKTSGLLLLS; encoded by the coding sequence ATGGCTGACTACACGCTCGCCGACCTTCCGTACGACTACTCGGCCCTGGAGCCGAACATCAGCGGCCGGATCATGGAGCTGCACCACGACAAGCACCACAAGGCGTATGTGGACGGCGCCAACACCGCCCTCGCCAAGCTGGCCGAGGCCCGCGACGCCGACGACCTGACCTACGTCAACAAGCTGCAGAAGGACCTGGCGTTCAACCTCGCCGGCCACGTCAACCACACGGTCTTCTGGAACAACCTGTCCCCGGAGGGCGGCGACAAGCCGACCGGCGAGCTCGCCGCGGCGATCGACGAGTTCTTCGGCTCGTTCGACAAGTTCCGCGCCCACTTCACGGCGTCGGCGCTCGGCATCCAGGGCTCCGGCTGGTCGATCCTCGCGTGGGACTCGCTCGGCCAGAAGCTCATCATCGAGCAGCTCTACGACCACCAGGGCAACCTCGCGGCGGCCACCATCCCGCTGCTGCTGCTCGACATGTGGGAGCACGCCTTCTACCTCGACTACGTCAATGTGAAGGCGGATTACGTCAAGGCGTTCTGGAACATCACCAACTGGGCGGACGTCAACGACCGCTTCGAGAAGGCCCGCGAGAAGACCTCCGGTCTGCTGCTACTGTCGTAG
- the rapZ gene encoding RNase adapter RapZ: MATDIDTNAEQQEVLIVTGMSGAGRSTVANALEDLDWYVVDNLPPQMLRPLIELANRAESGLPRIAAVVDVRGRNFFEDLQSMIQSLREGTKVRVLFLEASDAVLVRRFEQVRRPHPLQGNGTILDGIDAERARLREIREASDIIVDTTDLNIHQLATNITDTFAAEDTAGVQVTVMSFGFKYGLPPDADLVADARFLPNPFWNPELRPHTGLDEIVRDYVLEQDGAEEFITGYVAAMRPIFAGYQRENKRHAMIAIGCTGGKHRSVAIAEELAARLRGFPGVAVNTKHRDLGRE, from the coding sequence GTGGCGACCGACATCGACACGAACGCCGAACAGCAGGAAGTGCTGATCGTGACCGGGATGTCGGGCGCGGGCCGGTCGACGGTCGCGAACGCCCTCGAAGACCTCGACTGGTACGTGGTCGACAACCTGCCTCCGCAGATGCTGCGGCCGCTCATCGAGCTGGCGAACCGGGCGGAGTCCGGGCTGCCGCGGATCGCCGCGGTGGTCGACGTCCGGGGCCGCAACTTCTTCGAGGACCTGCAGTCCATGATCCAGAGCCTGCGCGAGGGCACCAAGGTGCGCGTGCTGTTCCTGGAGGCCTCCGACGCCGTGCTCGTCCGCCGCTTCGAGCAGGTGCGCCGCCCGCACCCGCTGCAGGGCAACGGCACCATCCTCGACGGCATCGACGCGGAGCGCGCCCGGCTGCGCGAGATCCGCGAGGCGAGCGACATCATCGTCGACACCACCGATCTGAACATCCACCAGCTCGCCACCAACATCACCGACACCTTCGCGGCGGAGGACACGGCCGGCGTGCAGGTGACCGTGATGAGCTTCGGCTTCAAGTACGGCCTGCCGCCCGACGCCGACCTGGTCGCCGACGCGCGGTTCCTGCCCAACCCGTTCTGGAATCCCGAGCTGCGCCCGCACACGGGACTGGACGAGATCGTGCGCGACTACGTGCTCGAACAGGACGGCGCGGAGGAGTTCATTACCGGCTACGTCGCCGCGATGCGCCCGATCTTCGCCGGATACCAGCGGGAGAACAAGCGGCACGCGATGATCGCGATAGGCTGCACGGGAGGGAAGCACCGGTCCGTCGCGATAGCCGAAGAGCTCGCGGCCCGGTTGAGGGGCTTCCCCGGCGTCGCGGTCAACACCAAGCACCGCGACCTGGGCCGTGAATGA